GAAGCGGCTACAGCCGGACTGTGGGACTTCAGCATCACCAAGAATGTGGCCTCCATCCTGTTCAGTCTGACCTTGATGCTGCTGGTATTCTTCCAGGTAGCCAAAGCATATAAACGCAACGGCGTGAAGGCACCCCGCGGCATTCAATCCTTGCTGGAGCCTATCATCGTCTTTGTTCGCGATGAAATTGCCAAATCAACCATCGGTGAGAAAAAGTACGAGCGCTTCATGCCCTTCCTTCTCACCGTTTTCTTTTTTATATGGATCAACAACCTGCTCGGACTGATCCCCATCATGCCGGGCGGAGCCAACGTAACAGGTAGCATCACCGTGTGCATGGCACTGGCCCTGATGACATTTATCATCACCACCATCCGCGGAAACAAACACTACTGGAGGCACATCTTCGCCATGCCGGGCGTACCCGTGGCTGTGCTGCCCATCCTGACCATCATTGAGTTGCTGGGTGTGTTCCTGAAGCCTTTCGTGCTGATGGTTCGGTTGTTCGCCAACATCACGGCGGGCCACATCATCGCCCTGTCTTTCTTCAGCCTTATTTTCATTTTCGGTGAACTCAACCCCATCGCGGGTTATGGCTCCAGCGTGCTGAGCCTGGTGTTCACCGTATTCATGGCCATGCTCGAATTGCTGGTGGCCTTTATCCAGGCATATGTGTTCACCCTGCTGTCGGCCATTTATTTCGGCATGGCGGTGGAAGAACATCATGATCATCATTAATGAATTTTTGTTAAACCCTTAAATCAAGCGAATATGTTACTCGTGGAAATGTTACAACAAGGTGGATTGGGTTACGGCGTTGCCGCCCTCGGTGCTAGTCTGGCTGCAGTAGGTGCTGCCCTTGGTATCGGTAGAATCGGTGGTGAAGCCCTCCAAGCCATGGCACGTCAGCCGGAAGCAATCAACGACCTGCGCGCCAACATGATCCTGACAGCCGCCCTCGTGGAAGGTGCCGCCTTCTTCGCGATGGTAATCGGTCTGTTGGTTGTGTTCTTGAAATAATTTCTAACGGCATCTGTATATACGGAAAGCCCTTGTCACCTTCCGGTGGCGAGGGCACAATTCCGTGGTTCAACAAACGGATACCTTAAAGAAAACACATGGAACTGATACAACCTGCCATAGGCCTTCTGTTCTGGATGATGGTCTCCTTCCTGGTGGTCCTCTTCATCCTGAAGAAGTTTGCCTGGAAACCCATCCTGGGTGCCCTGAAGGAAAGGGAAACATCCATCGAGAATGCGCTCGAT
The DNA window shown above is from Flavobacteriales bacterium and carries:
- the atpB gene encoding F0F1 ATP synthase subunit A, whose protein sequence is MKYAALNKLILALTVIFTGALVASPFANASEPEASGAEPTEHHEQKFNASELIMGHIADSHEWHILGSHENPVSIPLPVILYDQATGFTFAMSNAFEHEHVVNNRYVMEHDKIKVVDANGEVDEAATAGLWDFSITKNVASILFSLTLMLLVFFQVAKAYKRNGVKAPRGIQSLLEPIIVFVRDEIAKSTIGEKKYERFMPFLLTVFFFIWINNLLGLIPIMPGGANVTGSITVCMALALMTFIITTIRGNKHYWRHIFAMPGVPVAVLPILTIIELLGVFLKPFVLMVRLFANITAGHIIALSFFSLIFIFGELNPIAGYGSSVLSLVFTVFMAMLELLVAFIQAYVFTLLSAIYFGMAVEEHHDHH
- the atpE gene encoding ATP synthase F0 subunit C, which codes for MLLVEMLQQGGLGYGVAALGASLAAVGAALGIGRIGGEALQAMARQPEAINDLRANMILTAALVEGAAFFAMVIGLLVVFLK